aagtacttctattattctttgctttattattggaatcattagtaggtataattctcttaatccctttttaactattgctaattactttcatttgttcatcatgtttcactttgttggtatgattgacaaccttgctagcatgttcaacacgATAATGAGTgggtagttccatagctagggttaatgggtaattaggggaaaccaatatggggaatgattcatgcttaaattaatatgctttaatggtttatttgcttgcttgttttgatctcaactcatgcacatattatgtttgatgaaatgcgagcctatgaatccttacattgtttacccatcacccatcttttcaatgagacttgtaagacataaaccaactcgagtctcattagaccatgcatgttgttgagtagggaagactaagtcgacttgtaggtgttgtacaatctaatcgattcggctccgggacccaaactttcctaggattgtaagatataacccaacttaatccatcacaacaataattgcttgcttataatttgagaacatgtttgtatgatcaattcccatgaatcccctatgaccccatgacaccctagcgctttttatcaattgtttacaaccctttcaattcatcttgcttatttactttcattgctatttagtttagtgaccttctacatcaacccaaattgtgacacccctaagacaccactagtctcaatagaaatctcatttcaattcctgtcccttaggatccgacctttacttgcctctttactaattgtagagttgtttgtgaagctataaattgtgttttggtctaggtgctcctaacgacaagttaccgaaaagatttagtccggcCAAATATCttgtgatattcaaattgagttatagttagagttagctatacgagcgggttgataattttgtaatctaaagagaggtactaaaattattaatcgagaatagtggacgtaggctttgaCGTGtaaagctgaaccacttcaaatatcgtgtgtccttgcagtttttcttttcgttcatttcattacgttcataatcacttagttaattagttaaagtttaattaataaactttaagtaattaatcattgatataaaataaaaagtaggcataagttTTTTAATACTCaatccacccccccccccccccccccccccctctctctcgtatttcgggtgtgatagactcttcagaatacacgaagcatggcacgagaatccataagaatgaaggaagagaagttaagaagacaacacgaagaaaaaaGCAGAAATAGAGTGATTCCTCGATTAATTAAGAATGGGCTCGATCGATAAagttggtgactcgatcgagtaagaccaggctcgatcgaggaaccacttatTTCTAGATTTTacgcaattttccttaagtcggttatgttttattataaatacctaaatcgtaccctagtttattttACGTATTATTTTACCTAGTTTCATATAGCTactctaaaaactctcttagaataattttagtttagtttatttattattaGCATCggatctattgttcttcattacgGAATTATTCTAATCTTTTCTCAATTATTAAttcaattacttgttcatcttttatgcttttaatcatgttgttcattaatcttattgttgttattctcattatcatgagtagctaaatctattatctagggtgaaaggggatctaggtggttagaaaagggttaacttatgaattgattgttaaattgctttgaATTGTTGTCCAATTATTGTcttacttctaattagttaattactgatcagaattgattaattagtcttgcataaactaggattttcaccgaccgggttaagactaatataggccacgataatttaattagaccgacttaataatagcgattgcatgttaagtttagatctaaaaagtCATATTGGAATCGatcgatcatatgactttcaacaatataaattgctcaattcaatgaattaaaccttacccttggatgactacctagtgaacccgatccatagactcttttaatatatttgagttcatcttttatttacattgcaattagttgttagatatcaaacaaacaaaacccccataaaattggttactttaagacgatctaaatataaacaaattagattgattacctcgcctccctgtggatacgataccttaccgctagctatttggtagtagtattataggatttattttgattaaggcctaacgactgaaaataaccttatcaattatcattgtcgtcctactaggggaattatatttaatgagtagtaaaggtcttgcttagTTATAGATATTGTCATTGTTTggatgtgagagtcttggtcctatcggatactagaggtgagatgcaagccttcaagttgcgatatgatcgccgggattgatgttcccatccattATTATGATGAGAtacaagccataagtatgaatgtgacattagtagccatgtcccgtgcaatgtttgtgaagaggttttcaaagtaatggttATGGTTTCTATTCTCGTAATTTatattggttgatcccttacttatcTACTTTATacgattcgatgcctaatctcatatctatgttattcccttgaaatgcgtgcctttGTATAAATGACTGTATTCTTATCtatcatattatttaattatctcacatgaatagttgagtctttattatgctaatgttgataTATCTCGTTCTATCTCATTTAATtgtcatgtttaaatataaatctTGATGTTCATGTCCTTTCTAGGTTTCTTACATGATTTACCTATTTGAGATCTATGTTATGCTTGtttcgacaatttgtggctgggagaaccttgagttactccccaccgatagtggctttcatgtttacatgaatgacaggtttgtgaagatacatttgtggggtttagacgtgtgagctagcgagcaccttggattaGTAGTTTGCTTACTAGGAtagcttagactcaccttttatcatcttgtcattcgagggatatattttccctcatctTCGACTATCATGAttgtataaacttaactttattcccgcattctttatttatgttttaggttttaatgaacccgcgctttaaactttaaaaagtttcaaatatttcctaaaattccgcattttcttATTGTATTTTCTTAGCTTTATTGTGGGGGTTTACACAGTTATTATACGTTTCGTGGTTGGTGATTCGGTTCTTTCATCGTTGATTTTAAATGATTAGTCATGTTTTCATGTTGTGTTTATATCTTCACATGTCACTTGTCTACTTTCAGTTGTTATTAACTGTTGGTTAATTCATCCTATTGTAAACATGActaggagagcatctagttactcatgACTGATTGTCACCCCCTTCTGAGGTTGTTCAGGTTGTTGTTGATTGGATGTTATCTTGCTTGGGGAGTATTGTGCGGTGAGATGAATAAATTATTTAGGAATTTAATTTACGTTTGAGAACCCTTTTAATAATGTTGTAGCTTTTTATTTTGGATTTAGTATCGATCCgaattggtcaggtgtttccaaCCCTAGACCTTATATTTATTGTTAAACTTTGATTACTCATTTATTCTATGGTATTTCCTTTATTATATAATCCGCATTGTTACAATTGATACGTCAAACCTATTTTACCACCACTGTATTTTACGAGGACACAATAAAAACAAACTGCGTCCAACTCCTTGTTTACTTAAGTAGGTGAGAAAACATAAGGTGAATAAGATTTTGGCTGCGGCGACTCGAACAGAAAAAAGGAAACAGTTAACAATTTCTGGCGTAGCCGGGAACGATACACACAGATCAAACCACAATTGTTGCTAACGCTAGTAAGATAATTGCTCCCGAGAAGGGGCGAACCCTGGATTTTTCATTCGGTGTAGCAAAATTCTAATAttgataatattaaaaaaaatgtcaattacaataaaaattaaactatTCTACACTATGCGAACTCGTCGAATAGTGTAGAatagtttaatttttattgtaattgacatttttttttaatattatcaaTAGTTTAAAAATTAAACGACTATTCTCGTTTCGTCGTGTCCATTTTTTAGTAAGTCTCGATCTtcgtcctttattcattttattttgacttaACCCTAATTTGGGTAATTTAGGGGATTTGATAGAGATTGTTATAGAAGTGTTATAGTATTATAGTCATATTGTTGTAAGTGTTGAAGTGGTACTCGTTTTGTATTTGTATGATTGGCTGTAGTTACGACGGATTCGTTAAAGTTAGGGTTTCTCTAGTCAGTACAGtatatgtttatttgattgattgTAATTGGGTGCTATTAtgattgtttgattatcataTTGCACATTAATGAGCTTGGGTTCGCGgtgcgatgagcggggattttgGTGACAAGGCTGCGGTCTACCACCGGCAAGGTGGGTTACCCGGCAGGGCTACTCGCTGCGGTGAGTAGTCGTGTCCGGGCTGCGATTCAGACACTGGTTACTTGGCGTTTGGGAGTTGATAGTGATCAATATTATTGTGTTTACTTATGTTGTTCTTCGTACTATCATATTCTGTTACTGACTGTGTGTGGTGATGTGTgctttttgttttctcttatgtgtctgcggtgatccaATTGATATTGCCAGCAATTATtaggtattgttgattgttgagcTTTGATTGGGATCCTTGGACGGAGCGAGTCACCGCTGAGTTCACTTAGTTCAGATTACATTTAGTTTGATCAATTTGTACTCTTCCACTGTTAGGTAGTTAGTTTTGTATCGAGTTATAATCAGTATCTTATAAAGAAGTTAATAAAGTTATTTaatttgttcttttattgtctatttaATATGACCTAACTCGGGCAATCGAGATAGTAATGCTTCCATTTGCTAAGGTATGCCTTGGTAAGGCTCTTTATTAGATAGAGGTGTTACAGATAGTGTGATTGTTTAATTCTTTAGGATTCTTGGTTGAAGGAAATAGTGATTCAATGAGAGTGTGTTTGATGAAGTTTTTCtttggagagagagagagagagagagagagagagagagagagagagagagagagagagagagagagagagagagagagatgagtgACCGATGAATTTCTAATTTTGTTTTTGAAAGTTTATTGGATGTAAACATTTCAGAGGAGCAAATCTAccatattcttttttttttcggaatcACTAAATAAGAGTAATATTTAATTAGAGTtaattgttgtggggtaagtttcgaaaatattatataaaagaTAAGTTTCAAAAATTGGACTTTATAAGGGAATAATTAATTTGTCCTGAAATTATTAAGATTTTTGTTTGTTGTAATCAAATAGTGAAATAGTCCAAATTACCATGGAGTTATTTTCTTAATTAACACTAACTGATTATAagaatttaatttttaaaattatCTATCacaaatctatctatctatatctatattaAAACTATAAAAGAATAACCACTACACATCAAATTGGACACATGTCACCTTCACAATAAAAATTTTCCCGCTCAAGACTTATACTCTAAAATTATATTTGTTTAATATATTCTCAAAAGATTTCTTTCCCTGGCAAAATTATCAATGAAGTATTCCATGTCCATGCATCCTATCATTCTCACCATTTATGAAAATCTAATATCATTCTCACTTTTTATTCTTCAGTGTATATAATGTAGAGTTACGCTATTTGGCCTTAATTTAAGTATTTACCTtcctaatttatttatttatgattttttattACATGATTGAGTATTATAACCAGGCCATCATCTGAATTTTACATGCAGTGTTTCGTATTCAATATCCATGATAAAAGTATAATTTGAGACTACAAATTGATTGAAAGTACGTGAAATTTGCGTTCTATTTTTCTCATTTACTACCTGATTCAAATGTATAGGAGAGTCTGAATTTATTTTCTACAAAAAATTTCTTTAATgagtttttatgtttttttagACTGAGTTTTGAATTTAATCCTGAAAATCGCCATATATTGATAACCTGTAATCTCATTAAAAGTACCCCTAATAATGATTCTTCAGCACAATATGCAAATAACACACCGACAAATTCTGACATAACCGACTCGATTTCATGGGGATGCTTCTCATATATTTGAAAAACTTGGGTACgcaattaaattaattgattTATATTTGCTCTTCTTTTTAATTGATCTGTttcatttttcattcttatttATATGTACTAAATTACATATGTTTCTTTTCTTTGCTTGGGTTTTATATTATGAATTGATGAGTTTCGATCCATAACACTTGATATTGTTCAATGTATTATCTATGAGACTTACATAAATAACTTTCCCAACtgagagtatttttttttttatcaatccaCTCATAATATTTTCTGTGTATAGCTCTGGTGTTCTAACAACTAACCACCTGCAGCCTTTTTCGATTCTTTTCTTTATTTCTGTGTTATCTTTATTTGTGGATTTATTTCAATGGAATTTAACTTAGGCTAGGTTATATGTACATAGCTTGTAAAAGTTAGCCATCTTGACTATACACATGACGAGTCGTTAGAGTCCTTTGAAATGTCTGGAAGATCTAATTGTGCGTATAATAATGCATCAGTTAGTTTCATTAGAGTTttatagaattttttttttttttgaaaacccaATTGGGTTAATTCATATTCATTAAATCCTCATTCGCCTTACACAAGATCCCATTCGGTAGATCAGAAACCCAACTACGTCTACCAACAGTCCATAGCACAGCATGAGCCAACCCGTGCGCAACCGTATTAAAGTTCCGACTAACAAAAGAGAAAGAAACAACATCAAAACAATTACACAAAGAAAAAATGTCATCATAAATTAGAGCAAGCTCGCTTCTTCCGCTTTTCCTAGCCTTCAAATCAGCAATAACACCACGACAATCGCTCTCGACCTCTACCTTGGCATGTCCCGAGCATCTAGCTTCCTTGAGGCCTTCCAACACCGCCAAAGCTTCAGCTAACTCCGGAGTCAACCCAGCCACGCTTTGAATAGTGACGCACCACTCTATACTACCCGAGGCATTGCGACATACAATACCCAACCCCGTCCCTATCCCCTCTACCACTCATGCATCAACGTTTAGCTTGACAAAGCCAGCTCTCGGTCTAGACCAGCCCCTTCTGACGATTGCCCCTCCAACACACTCCCTCCCCTGTCCTCTGTCTTCTCTTCCCACCGTATCATTCCCAGCCCTACTCCTCCCATCATAGTCACCACTCTGCACCCTCTCCATCTCCCATATCAGCTCGTGCGTGCGTCGAATAACCTCCTCCTCCCTCCACTCTCCCTGATCGAAAAGAGCCTTGTTCCTTTTTTCCCAAATTGCCCAACATCCGGTCATAAAAGTCACACACTCTCGCTCGCAAAGGCCCCTGAAGACTTCTTCAACCCACTCCCTCACCCTCAGAAACCCCGCCTCAGGTAGGACATCCACACTCAATCCCTCCCATATCCCTTCCACGCACCCACAGTCCCTAACAACATGAAGACAAGTCTCCACGTTGCTTAAGCATCGAGGACAAGTATCATCCGTCAAATGCAAACGGGCTGCAATGTTCTTTTTAGTAGCTATCGCATCATTACAAAGCTGCCAAAAGAACACTTTGACTCGGGGTAAAACAGGCGTACGCCAAATTTTACTCCAAAGCCATTTCCCCTCACCATAATCCGACCTCCCCGCATTGCCCCCTTCAATCTCCTCCATCAGTAGTCGATGCACGGATTTTACCGTGTAATTCCCATATTTCTCCGCCTCCCAACACCAAGTATCAGCAGGTTTCGACTCACTCAATCGAATGCGTAGAATACGGTCACATTCAAAAGGAAGGAAATGAGAGTGTACCTTGGCCGTGTCCCAGGTATTACTAGTTGCATCAATTAGCTCTGAAACACGCATCTCCTCACTCGCCTGCCCCGTGGAGAAATAACCTTCATAGACTTAGTACCCGGAATCCAAGGGTCCTTCCACACCTTCGTATCAAACCCATTGCCAATTCTTTTTCGGGCTCCAAGTCGGACCACCATTCTTGCCTCCAAAATACCGCGCCAAGTAAAGCTCGGGTTAGAACCAAGTTCCGCATCCATGAATGATTTGCCATAGAAGTACTTCCCCTTCATTACCCTAGCCATCAAACAATCCGTATTCATTACCAATCGCCAAGCTTGTTTACCAAGCAAAGCGAGATTGAAGTTCTCAAAATCACGGAAGCCAATACCCCCACGGCTTTTATGACGACACATTTTATTCCACGCGACCCAAGGTATCTTCCTTCTTATTTTTACCTCATTTCCCATACTTTTACTCTTCTCAATTATAACTCGACAGGTGGATTCTCTTTTTAAAATCATCAACATTATATGAGATATGAGGATCGGCCACATGATGACTTGCTTAAACATAATATGAGACAGAGGTATAAGCAGGTCATTAAAAGTAAGGGTGTTATGTGATGACTTTAAAAGATCCAAAGTTAATTAGCATAGTCATTCAGATATTGATTATTATACCCGTTGCTAGACGATTAATGTTATAAACGTATCGCACACATTTTTTTTGCATTTGTCCATTGTAATTGTTATCTCGAGTTTAAAATGAATATATATTTATCTAATAATGTAGACCGTTTGCGTAAAATGTTATACACACAAACTACTACAACGATATAACAATAAAGTTATAAAAGCTTATTTATATAtgcccgtgcaactttgcacgggtcctAAGCTAGTTTGATTGATATTTAAAGATTATGTGgaaaaaaattaacaaaatttCAATTATAGGGATGGTACACAAATTGAATACCACTCAATTGTCCCTATCACATTTCTCTTAAGTTATTGTGGGTCTCTATTTTAAAATTGTCATTTTGTATTGGCCCCTATCAAGCCATGAGGTACCGTTGCCCTAATATGATAGACTCCTACAAACAATACTAACCTCATTGTTTCATTCTAGTCCTGATTACTGCGGCTGCTTGACAATTTCGAGTTTTATTTGACAAATAGATCACTCACTCAAATTGGATCAGCCACGTGTATTAGTTTGATGATTTGATTATGCTTAAAAATCATTTGTTTATTATACCCTTTCGTACCGGTTAATAGTTTACActtttttatttaaaatttatcaGTTAATAGTTTATTGTTAGACTAGCATAGATCATGTACTACAATACATTATTTTTAAAGGGATATGTAAGAACAAATTGCAATTAAAATATTGCTATTAAATATTTTTACATTTAATAAATCTAGTATTATACAGTTTTGTATTAAAACGAATTTTGAATCACATATAGTAGTTGAAAATtcattttttgtgttttttgtgaagggtttttctaaaatgtgcctaATAGGCACATGTTAAGATGTTAAGAAAGGGAAGATTTCCATCAATATATCAATGAGAAATTGAATCCGAACTCATTATTACCATACTTGGAGAAAAACCCATGTATGAAATTTGGCCTACATGAGAGTTACATAAAAGGTATATTTTAGATATTTATAGTTTTTAGGAAgttgatttggaaaaaaaatatttagaaattgatTTATAAAATTTAACAAATTACATCTCTATATTTCTTCATTTTTAAGATaataaatttttttaataaatagaaTCAGATTAGTCAGAAAGATTTTCAAGAATAACACTGAGTGAGATTTTTTAGCAATATTTTTACCAATTATTGGAACCAATTAATAGAATAAATTAAAAGTGGGCACACTTCATTAGTTAGAATTTGTCAAGAGTAATAATAACATTGAGGGGAATTTTTAAATAGtgttaatcttttagtatataTAAGAAATTGTACATGGGCCATGGGCATGCCCGTTGAGGAGGACAGAGTGTCCACTTTACAAGTTTAAGGATGTTCGATCCCAAAATCAATTGATAATGTGTAGGTAGAGTAGCCCattccctatttactaaatgaataggcgaactCTATCATTTTCCCGCCAAAAAGCATATTCTCAAAAAAGGAAACTA
The Silene latifolia isolate original U9 population chromosome 11, ASM4854445v1, whole genome shotgun sequence genome window above contains:
- the LOC141614345 gene encoding uncharacterized protein LOC141614345, producing MCRHKSRGGIGFRDFENFNLALLGKQAWRLVMNTDCLMARVMKGKYFYGKSFMDAELGSNPSFTWRGILEARMVVRLGARKRIGNGFDTKASEEMRVSELIDATSNTWDTAKVHSHFLPFECDRILRIRLSESKPADTWCWEAEKYGNYTVKSVHRLLMEEIEGGNAGRSDYGEGKWLWSKIWRTPVLPRVKVFFWQLCNDAIATKKNIAARLHLTDDTCPRCLSNVETCLHVVRDCGCVEGIWEGLSVDVLPEAGFLRVREWVEEVFRGLCERECVTFMTGCWAIWEKRNKALFDQGEWREEEVIRRTHELIWEMERVQSEGIGTGLGIVCRNASGSIEWCVTIQSVAGLTPELAEALAVLEGLKEARCSGHAKVEVESDCRGVIADLKARKSGRSELALIYDDIFSLCNCFDVVSFSFVSRNFNTVAHGLAHAVLWTVGRQLREIVAEVTAAECSKTAELRSFNLSKEVSSSPEITVTNDTEWKTVGAKTGTPLEQPRVKIKTGDVQGELEFWSTSVFCFVLGANPPNHVMDGFVRRIWKDLSIDKVAFQANGICIVRLSKQEDKDSVLQSEQLLFDNKPFIIRD